One Rhizobium sp. NRK18 genomic window carries:
- a CDS encoding flagellar biosynthetic protein FliR has product MIPDPQGTVLALFLVFCRIGGCMMALPGFSSIRLPATIRLFVALAVSLALLPLIWDVVYPRVSVATPTYIGIIFSETLIGTTYGLIARFFASGLQFAGSIMAMFMGFNAPPSAPDIVEGNPENPMTSMLVFAGLMMLFALNFHEIVFRALIDSYKVMPVGVFGRDETQRMLITLTDTIDMTFHIMLRLASPFLLYGLMFNVSIGMINKLAQQVPIFFISMPYHLMGGLFLLYLCIAALLRQFADAFPSVFLGH; this is encoded by the coding sequence ATGATACCTGATCCGCAGGGCACTGTGCTGGCGCTGTTTCTGGTGTTCTGCCGAATCGGCGGCTGCATGATGGCCCTGCCGGGATTTTCCTCGATCCGCCTGCCGGCGACCATCCGGCTGTTCGTGGCGCTTGCCGTGTCGCTGGCGCTGCTGCCGCTGATCTGGGATGTGGTCTATCCCCGGGTGTCGGTTGCCACCCCCACCTATATCGGCATCATCTTTTCCGAAACGCTGATCGGCACGACCTACGGACTGATTGCCCGCTTCTTTGCCAGCGGCCTGCAGTTTGCTGGCTCCATCATGGCGATGTTCATGGGTTTCAACGCCCCGCCGTCGGCTCCCGACATCGTTGAAGGCAATCCCGAAAACCCGATGACCAGCATGCTGGTCTTTGCCGGGCTGATGATGCTGTTCGCCCTGAATTTCCACGAGATCGTCTTCCGTGCGCTGATCGACTCCTACAAGGTGATGCCCGTCGGCGTCTTCGGGCGCGACGAGACGCAGCGAATGCTGATCACGCTCACCGACACGATCGACATGACGTTCCACATCATGTTGCGGCTCGCCAGCCCCTTCCTGCTCTACGGGCTGATGTTCAACGTCTCGATCGGCATGATCAACAAGCTCGCCCAGCAGGTGCCGATCTTCTTCATTTCCATGCCCTATCACCTGATGGGCGGCCTCTTCCTGCTCTACCTCTGCATCGCCGCGCTGCTGCGCCAGTTCGCGGACGCTTTCCCGTCCGTCTTTCTCGGGCACTGA
- the flhA gene encoding flagellar biosynthesis protein FlhA, with product MAQPPALPLPKVNPSGRDVGFAAGIVLILCILFLPIPTFLIDMGLAFSIALSVLILMVALWIQKPLDFSSFPTILLIVTMTRLALNIATTRVILSHGNEGDHAAGGVIAGFSKLIMSGDFVIGLIVFLILIVVNFIVITKGATRIAEVGARFTLDAIPGKQMSIDADLSAGIIDEKEAQRRRRELEEESSFFGSMDGASKFVRGDAVAGLLITGINIFGGIIIGYFRHGMQIGEAADVFVKLSVGDGVVSQIPALIVSLAAGLIVSRGGTLGSTDKAVVEQLSGYPRALSVAAALMGLLALMPGLPFLPFTFLGGVMAFGGWYIPRQIEAENKLVRDQEEKKVMQTKEQEKDSVKSALKTAEIELALGKLVSTRLLGQHQELAFRVGKMRKKFASQYGFVVPEIKVSDDIAIQEKTYQIRIHGTTIASNQLRVGEVMVVTGAGRKPSVPGDEIREPAFGMPAVSILETFTEDLKREGFHPIDNVSVVLTHLSEVIRNNLPQLLSYKDVKVLIERLDPEYKKLADEICTSHMSYSGLQAVLKLLLAERVSIRNLHLILEAVAELAPHVRKTEQIVEHVRIRMAQQLCGDLADNGVLRVLRLGPKWDLVFHQALKRDAKGEVIEFDIDPRSLEEFSEQATKVIREFMDRGLPFVLVTSPETRSYVRMIIERLFATLPVLSHVELAKGIEIKILGSIS from the coding sequence ATGGCGCAACCACCAGCTCTACCGCTACCCAAGGTCAATCCGAGCGGACGTGACGTCGGCTTTGCTGCCGGCATCGTGCTCATCCTTTGCATTCTCTTCCTGCCGATCCCGACCTTTCTCATCGACATGGGTCTGGCCTTCTCGATCGCGCTTTCCGTTCTGATCCTCATGGTGGCCCTGTGGATCCAGAAGCCGCTCGATTTCTCGTCCTTTCCGACCATCCTGCTGATCGTCACCATGACGCGACTGGCGCTCAACATTGCCACGACGCGCGTGATCCTGTCGCACGGCAATGAGGGCGACCATGCGGCCGGCGGCGTGATCGCCGGCTTTTCGAAGCTCATCATGTCCGGCGACTTCGTCATCGGTCTCATCGTCTTCCTCATCCTCATCGTGGTGAACTTCATCGTCATCACCAAGGGTGCGACGCGTATCGCGGAAGTCGGCGCGCGCTTCACCCTTGATGCCATCCCCGGCAAGCAGATGTCGATCGACGCCGACCTGTCGGCGGGCATCATCGACGAAAAGGAAGCGCAGCGCCGCCGCCGCGAGCTGGAAGAGGAAAGCTCCTTCTTCGGTTCGATGGACGGTGCCTCGAAGTTCGTGCGCGGTGACGCCGTCGCCGGCCTGCTGATCACCGGCATCAACATCTTCGGCGGCATCATCATTGGTTATTTCCGCCACGGCATGCAGATCGGCGAAGCGGCCGACGTCTTTGTCAAGCTCTCCGTCGGCGACGGCGTGGTCTCCCAGATCCCGGCGCTGATCGTCTCGCTCGCCGCCGGCCTCATCGTCTCGCGCGGCGGCACGCTCGGCTCGACGGACAAGGCCGTCGTCGAACAGCTGAGCGGCTATCCGCGCGCCCTCTCGGTTGCCGCAGCTCTGATGGGCCTGCTGGCGCTGATGCCGGGCCTGCCTTTCCTGCCCTTCACCTTCCTCGGCGGCGTCATGGCCTTCGGCGGCTGGTATATTCCGCGCCAGATCGAGGCGGAGAACAAGCTTGTCCGCGACCAGGAAGAAAAGAAGGTCATGCAGACCAAGGAGCAGGAGAAGGACTCCGTCAAGTCTGCCCTGAAGACCGCCGAAATCGAGCTGGCGCTCGGCAAGCTGGTTTCCACCCGCCTGCTCGGGCAGCATCAGGAACTCGCCTTCCGCGTCGGCAAGATGCGCAAGAAGTTCGCCTCGCAATACGGTTTCGTGGTCCCGGAAATCAAGGTGTCCGACGACATCGCGATCCAGGAAAAGACCTATCAGATCCGTATCCACGGCACGACGATCGCGTCCAATCAGCTGCGCGTCGGCGAAGTCATGGTCGTCACCGGCGCCGGCCGTAAGCCGTCGGTCCCGGGCGACGAGATCCGCGAGCCGGCCTTCGGCATGCCCGCCGTTTCCATACTCGAGACGTTTACGGAAGACTTGAAGCGCGAAGGCTTCCACCCGATCGACAACGTCTCCGTCGTGCTGACCCATCTGAGCGAGGTGATCCGCAACAACCTGCCGCAGCTTCTCTCCTACAAGGACGTCAAGGTTCTGATCGAGCGCCTCGACCCGGAATACAAGAAGCTCGCCGACGAGATCTGCACGTCGCACATGTCCTATTCCGGCCTGCAGGCGGTGTTGAAGCTGCTGCTGGCGGAGCGTGTCTCGATCCGCAATCTGCATCTGATTCTCGAAGCCGTGGCCGAACTCGCGCCGCATGTGCGCAAGACCGAACAGATCGTCGAACACGTCCGCATTCGCATGGCCCAGCAGCTTTGCGGCGACCTGGCCGACAACGGCGTCCTGCGGGTGCTGCGCCTCGGTCCGAAATGGGATCTCGTCTTCCATCAGGCCTTGAAGCGCGATGCCAAGGGCGAGGTCATCGAATTCGACATCGATCCGCGCAGTCTCGAGGAGTTCAGCGAGCAGGCGACCAAGGTTATCCGTGAATTCATGGACCGCGGGCTGCCCTTCGTGCTTGTCACGTCGCCGGAAACGCGCTCCTATGTGCGCATGATCATCGAGCGCCTGTTCGCGACGTTGCCGGTCCTGTCTCACGTCGAACTGGCGAAAGGCATAGAAATCAAGATCCTGGGCTCCATTTCATGA
- the fliQ gene encoding flagellar biosynthesis protein FliQ, with protein MNEADALDIMQSAIWTVLAASGPAVLAAMVVGLTIAFIQALTQVQEITLTFVPKILAIFVTVAISAPFIGGQISLFTDLVFSRIQSGF; from the coding sequence ATGAACGAAGCCGACGCTCTCGACATCATGCAGTCCGCCATCTGGACGGTGCTCGCCGCCTCCGGGCCGGCCGTTCTGGCGGCCATGGTCGTCGGTCTGACCATCGCCTTCATTCAGGCGCTCACGCAGGTGCAGGAAATCACGCTGACCTTCGTGCCGAAGATCCTCGCCATCTTCGTCACCGTCGCGATTTCCGCCCCCTTCATCGGTGGCCAGATCTCGCTGTTCACCGACCTTGTCTTCTCGCGCATTCAATCCGGTTTCTGA
- the flgD gene encoding flagellar hook assembly protein FlgD encodes MAVDAVTSSTTTSTTTAATKASASATLNYDNFLQLLIAQIKNQDPTDPMDASEQIAQLATFSQVEQTIQTNTNLESLISQTALSQASSYIGKTITSADGETTGVIASVAVSSDGLTAVTEDGSKVTIEAGITLAATQ; translated from the coding sequence ATGGCGGTAGACGCAGTCACATCGTCAACGACGACTTCCACAACGACTGCCGCCACGAAGGCTTCGGCTTCCGCGACGCTGAACTACGACAACTTCCTGCAGTTGCTGATCGCCCAGATCAAGAACCAGGACCCGACCGATCCGATGGATGCGAGCGAGCAGATCGCGCAGCTTGCGACGTTCTCGCAGGTCGAGCAGACCATCCAGACGAACACCAACCTGGAAAGCCTGATCTCGCAGACGGCGCTGTCGCAGGCGTCGAGCTATATCGGCAAGACGATCACATCCGCCGATGGCGAAACCACCGGCGTGATCGCCTCCGTTGCGGTCAGCAGCGACGGTTTGACGGCGGTCACCGAAGACGGCTCGAAGGTCACGATCGAAGCCGGCATCACCTTGGCCGCGACCCAGTGA
- the flbT gene encoding flagellar biosynthesis repressor FlbT, with the protein MKSTLRISLKSGERIFINGAVLRVDRKVALEFLNDVTFLLENHVLQPEDATTPLRQLYFISQMILINPEGAEQTTAMFRKSVTMLLACFKNEEVLAELKRIDGLVSSGRAFEALKAIRQLYPIEDRILNEQEMSPSTIEQIRKEIAPWR; encoded by the coding sequence ATGAAAAGTACACTCAGAATTTCGCTGAAATCCGGCGAGCGCATCTTCATCAACGGCGCGGTTCTTCGCGTCGACCGAAAGGTGGCCCTGGAATTCCTGAACGATGTCACGTTCCTTCTGGAAAACCACGTGCTTCAGCCGGAAGATGCAACGACGCCGCTGCGCCAGCTCTACTTCATCTCCCAGATGATCCTCATCAATCCCGAGGGCGCCGAACAGACGACTGCGATGTTCCGCAAGTCGGTCACGATGCTGCTCGCCTGCTTCAAGAACGAAGAGGTTCTGGCAGAGCTGAAGCGCATCGACGGCCTGGTGTCGTCCGGTCGCGCCTTTGAAGCGCTGAAGGCCATTCGTCAGCTTTACCCGATCGAGGACCGCATCCTGAACGAACAGGAAATGTCGCCTTCGACCATCGAACAGATCCGCAAGGAGATCGCACCATGGCGGTAG
- the flaF gene encoding flagellar biosynthesis regulator FlaF has protein sequence MYQFSYAEIMEDGVADAKDRERQVLTRSIELLRAAKAAGGYNRDAIEALFYTRRVWIRFIEDLKQPENQLNQELRANLISIAIWILKECDRIRKRETDNFQGIIDVTTIIRDGLQ, from the coding sequence ATGTACCAGTTTTCATATGCCGAGATCATGGAGGACGGCGTCGCCGACGCCAAGGATCGCGAACGGCAAGTCCTGACCCGTTCTATTGAACTACTGCGGGCGGCGAAGGCCGCCGGTGGCTATAACCGTGATGCGATTGAGGCGCTCTTCTATACCCGTCGGGTGTGGATCCGTTTCATCGAGGACCTGAAGCAGCCGGAGAACCAGCTGAACCAGGAACTGCGCGCCAATCTCATCTCGATCGCAATATGGATACTCAAGGAATGCGACCGCATCCGGAAACGGGAGACGGACAATTTCCAAGGTATCATCGACGTGACCACCATCATCAGGGATGGCCTGCAATGA
- a CDS encoding flagellar hook-associated family protein codes for MDTSSISNLSVQNAMRLTIRQSQNELVDAQKEVVTGTHADLGVALGAKTSQSIDLNRDVMRIQSLMDTNSLVSQRLDASQAALEQMSSNASDVMAALVALSGSDDESTLSTAVQSASNALQAFTGLANTSLDGEYLFAGINTDVQPMTDYTASGNPAKAAFDDAFLTRFGFAQDDPAASTITAADMQDFISNTLEPMFTGTDWQTNWSSASDQNMTSRITKSEVVDSSTNTNTDGMRYFALSAVLSVELLGSNISSDVRQVVSNSAINYAGQAISGVDYQRTQLGLSQSRVSKADDTLAEQKNIIETHLSDLEGVDAYEASTRVNNLLAQVEASYTLTSRIQQLSLVNFL; via the coding sequence ATGGACACTTCATCGATTTCCAACCTTTCCGTCCAGAATGCCATGCGGCTGACCATCCGCCAGTCGCAGAACGAGCTGGTCGATGCGCAGAAAGAAGTCGTTACCGGCACGCATGCCGATCTCGGCGTGGCGCTTGGCGCCAAGACCAGCCAGAGCATCGACCTCAACCGCGACGTCATGCGCATCCAGTCGCTGATGGACACGAATTCTCTCGTGTCGCAGCGCCTCGACGCTTCGCAGGCGGCGCTTGAGCAGATGTCCAGCAATGCATCCGACGTCATGGCGGCCCTCGTTGCCCTGTCCGGCAGTGACGACGAGAGCACGCTCTCAACCGCCGTCCAGTCGGCCAGCAATGCGTTGCAGGCGTTCACGGGGCTCGCCAACACATCGCTTGACGGCGAGTATCTCTTCGCCGGCATCAACACCGATGTGCAGCCGATGACCGACTACACGGCAAGCGGCAATCCGGCGAAGGCGGCGTTCGACGATGCGTTCCTGACCCGTTTCGGTTTCGCGCAGGACGATCCGGCGGCGTCGACGATCACCGCCGCAGACATGCAGGATTTCATTTCCAACACCCTGGAGCCGATGTTCACCGGCACGGACTGGCAGACGAACTGGTCCAGCGCCAGCGACCAGAACATGACGAGCCGCATTACCAAGTCTGAAGTCGTGGATTCCTCAACCAACACCAACACCGACGGGATGCGCTATTTCGCGCTTTCCGCGGTGCTGTCTGTCGAGTTGCTTGGCTCGAACATCTCATCCGATGTGCGTCAGGTGGTTTCGAATTCCGCCATCAATTACGCCGGTCAGGCGATCTCCGGCGTTGACTACCAGCGCACCCAGCTCGGGCTTTCCCAGTCGCGTGTCTCCAAGGCGGATGACACCCTGGCCGAGCAGAAAAACATCATCGAAACGCACCTCAGCGATCTCGAAGGGGTCGATGCGTACGAAGCTTCAACGCGCGTTAACAATTTGCTTGCTCAAGTTGAGGCATCATACACGCTGACATCCAGGATTCAGCAGTTGAGCCTGGTGAACTTCCTTTGA